Part of the Caldisericum sp. genome is shown below.
TGAATTGCCATCTCTTCGTAAGCGGTGTATTCGATTGATGAAACATCGCCATCATCTTTTCCTTTTCGTGGCTCACCTAAAAATACGACCACACTTCCACCTTCTTCATTTCTTAAATTTTCAATAAGTTCTTTTTCGTTTATTTTTTCTTTCGTTAGTTTTACCATCTTAGCCTCCTCCTACCGGGGGAATAACTGCAACAGTTTCATTGCCTTTTAATTCGTATTCAAGTTTTTTGTATTCCTTGTTTACGGCAAAAGCGCTAATATTTAAAACTGGAGCAATCTCGGGGTATTTCATTAATAATTCTTCCTTTAGGGCTTTTAATGAGCCCTTAAATTCAATTTGAATTGAATCTCTACCTAGAATTCTTTTTGCTTCACCAAACAATAGCACTTTTACCACGTAAATATTATAACTGAAATAGTAATATTTTAAAAGACTGTGGAGATACCCTTGCATTTTTTAGGGAGCTATTTGGATTTAATCAATTGAGTGATAGAATATTTTCGACAGACTTTACATTTTACTTAAAAGAAGGAGGAATAGATGGTTAAGTGCAGGAGTATTTTAATGGTTTACCTTTTGTCAATTCTTACTTTTGGGATTTACTATCTTTATTGGGCGGTTCAGACAAAGGAAGAGATGAATAGTTTAGGCGCAAATATTCCAACAGGGTGGCTACTTATAATACCAATAGCAAATTTGTATTGGTGGTATAAGTATTGCGATGCATTTGCTAAATTTGTTTCAAAAGATAATAATGGGGTTATGTATTTTATAATTTTTATCTTTTTGCCGATAATAATACCTGCAATTGTCCAATCTGGTTTGAACGAAATTGGTTGTAGAAATTAAATTAAATAGGAAAGTTATCTGGTAAATGCACCTCTGTTTAAAGTTGTATTAGTGCTAAAATATATTGGAGGAGGTGTCGGATGAAAAAAGAAAAAATTCTTTTGTATTTAATTGCAATTGCTGTAGTTGCATTTATTATTGCGATGCTTGTTTTTTACCCCAAACTTCCAACAACCCTTGCAACGCATTTTGATGAAAAGGGCAACCCCAACGGGTTTATGAGTAAGTCTGGATTTTATGCATTTTCAATAGCAATGATGATTTTGCTTCCACTTTTGCTTTTGTTTATCATAAGAATTGACCCCTTGAGAAAGAACATCGAGAAGTTTGTGGACATATACTATGAATTTGTGTTGCTACTTGTTGTTTTTACAGGAATTATTAACCTGCATACGATTTTATACAATTTGGGCTTAAAGTTGCCAATTGATGTAACTGTTGGGATTTTAATGGCTGTGCTTTTCTATGGGATTGGTGTGTTGCTGCAGCATGCAAAGAGAAATTGGTTTATAGGCATCAGGACTCCCTGGACCCTTTCATCGGACACCGTTTGGGACAAGACACATAAACAGGGCTCGGTATTGTTTAAGATTTGTGGATTGATTGCTCTAATTGGAGTATTTTTCAAAGATTATTCAATATACTTTATCCTCATTCCGGTTATTGCAGTGTCTTTATATCTAACGGTGTATTCTTATTTTGCATATAGCAAAGAAATGAAAAATGAATTATAATTGAGGCATAGGAGGTGAATTATGCCATTAGTAAGAACTGATGAATTGTTTAAAAAGGCATACGGGAAGTATGCAATTGGTGCATTTAATGTAAATAATATGGAGATTCTCCAGGGCGTAATTGATGCTGCAAAAGAGGAGAGGTCTCCTGTTATTCTCCAGATTTCAAAAGGCGCAAGGAATTATGCAAAACTTGTTTATCTTATGAAACTTATTGAGGCTGCAACCGAGGACGCTCCAGAGATTCCTATTGCAGTCCACCTTGACCACGGTGATTCTTTTGAACTTTGCAAGGAAGTAATTGATGCAGGATTTACTTCCGTAATGATTGACGGGTCTCATTTGCCTTTTGAAGAGAATGTTGCTCTAACAAAGAAGGTTGTAGAGTATGCACATTCAAAGGGTGTAGTCGTTGAAGGAGAGTTGGGAAAACTCCAGGGCATTGAAGAGCATGTTGTATCCAACGAAGCAGTTTATACCGACCCTGACAAGGCAGTTGAATTTGTTCAGAGGACTGGCGTTGACTCTCTTGCTATCGCAATAGGGACGTCACACGGTGCTTATAAATTCAAAGGTGAACCCAAACTTGATTTTGATAGGCTTCAAGAGATTGCAAGAAGACTCCCAGGATTCCCATTGGTTTTGCATGGTGCTTCTTCTGTCCTTCCTCAGTATGTTGAGAAGATAAATAAATACGGTGGGAAAATTGGGGATGCAAAAGGTGTGCCAGAAGATATGTTAAGAAAGGCAACCACAATGGGCATAACCAAGATTAACATCGACACTGACCTCAGGCTTGCAATGACTGCAACCATAAGAGAAATCTTTGCGCTTCACCCAGAAGAGTTTGACCCAAGGAAGTATTTGGGACCTGCAAGAGATGAGATAAAGAGCCTTGTAAAGCACAAGATTAGAGATGTTTTAGGCTCATCGAACACAATTTAGTAAGTACTTTTTAGGATTTTACGGGGGCTTAAAGCCCCCCAATTTTATTTTCCAATTGCAAAGTAGAAAAGGCTGTATGTTAAAAGGTTTAGGATTGTAAGGATACCTCCAACCTTAAAGAACTCGATAAAAGAGATTGTGTGCCCAACTTTTTCGCTTTTCTGAATTGCAATAATGTTTGAGGCAGCGCCTAAAATTGTTAGGTTTCCTGCAATGGTTGTGCCTGATGCAAGCGCCATAAGTGTTTGAGTCGATTGCTTTATGAG
Proteins encoded:
- a CDS encoding SdpI family protein; amino-acid sequence: MKKEKILLYLIAIAVVAFIIAMLVFYPKLPTTLATHFDEKGNPNGFMSKSGFYAFSIAMMILLPLLLLFIIRIDPLRKNIEKFVDIYYEFVLLLVVFTGIINLHTILYNLGLKLPIDVTVGILMAVLFYGIGVLLQHAKRNWFIGIRTPWTLSSDTVWDKTHKQGSVLFKICGLIALIGVFFKDYSIYFILIPVIAVSLYLTVYSYFAYSKEMKNEL
- a CDS encoding DUF4234 domain-containing protein, with protein sequence MVKCRSILMVYLLSILTFGIYYLYWAVQTKEEMNSLGANIPTGWLLIIPIANLYWWYKYCDAFAKFVSKDNNGVMYFIIFIFLPIIIPAIVQSGLNEIGCRN
- the fba gene encoding class II fructose-1,6-bisphosphate aldolase, which produces MPLVRTDELFKKAYGKYAIGAFNVNNMEILQGVIDAAKEERSPVILQISKGARNYAKLVYLMKLIEAATEDAPEIPIAVHLDHGDSFELCKEVIDAGFTSVMIDGSHLPFEENVALTKKVVEYAHSKGVVVEGELGKLQGIEEHVVSNEAVYTDPDKAVEFVQRTGVDSLAIAIGTSHGAYKFKGEPKLDFDRLQEIARRLPGFPLVLHGASSVLPQYVEKINKYGGKIGDAKGVPEDMLRKATTMGITKINIDTDLRLAMTATIREIFALHPEEFDPRKYLGPARDEIKSLVKHKIRDVLGSSNTI
- a CDS encoding MoaD/ThiS family protein, translating into MFGEAKRILGRDSIQIEFKGSLKALKEELLMKYPEIAPVLNISAFAVNKEYKKLEYELKGNETVAVIPPVGGG